Proteins encoded in a region of the Mycolicibacterium duvalii genome:
- a CDS encoding CPBP family intramembrane glutamic endopeptidase, with translation MPHRWGLGAFVVVEVVYLVASLALALLVGEDPPVAAIALVVAGPALLAAVLAVAITRLRGNGPRTDLKLVWSRPAMAVGLLFGAGGLVVTIPAAMLWVQIVGQDANSAAGEVFGGLRGGWPSAVLVFVVIVVVAPVCEEIMYRGLLWGAVDRRWGRWAALVITTVVFALAHLEWTRAPLLVVVAIPIALARLYTDNLVASIAAHQVTNLLPGLVLMFTVAGAVPA, from the coding sequence ATGCCGCACCGGTGGGGCCTGGGGGCCTTCGTCGTCGTCGAGGTCGTCTACCTGGTGGCGTCGTTGGCCCTCGCTCTGCTCGTCGGCGAGGATCCGCCGGTGGCGGCGATCGCGCTGGTGGTCGCCGGCCCGGCACTGCTGGCGGCAGTGCTCGCCGTCGCGATCACCCGGCTGCGGGGCAACGGGCCGCGGACGGACCTCAAGCTGGTGTGGTCGCGACCGGCGATGGCTGTCGGCCTACTGTTCGGTGCCGGCGGGCTGGTCGTCACGATTCCGGCGGCGATGCTCTGGGTGCAGATCGTCGGACAGGACGCCAACTCCGCGGCCGGGGAGGTGTTCGGCGGGCTGCGCGGCGGCTGGCCCTCGGCGGTGCTGGTGTTCGTCGTGATCGTGGTGGTGGCGCCGGTGTGCGAGGAGATCATGTACCGCGGCCTGCTGTGGGGTGCGGTCGACCGGCGGTGGGGTCGCTGGGCGGCGTTGGTGATCACCACCGTGGTCTTCGCGCTGGCGCATCTCGAGTGGACGCGCGCACCGTTGCTGGTCGTGGTCGCGATACCGATCGCGCTGGCGCGGCTCTACACCGACAACCTCGTCGCGAGCATCGCGGCCCACCAGGTGACCAACCTGCTTCCCGGGCTGGTGCTGATGTTCACCGTGGCCGGGGCGGTGCCGGCGTGA
- a CDS encoding YdcF family protein: MTLRARVLAVLAAVLACAMLVAPTGTVNASPIVAKDFSKPAIVILGYGLKPNGTMRTILHTRVLTGLAIAQIFPEAPVIVTGGNPRNGNTEAGQMRKMLRLLGMPEHRIIVEDRANSTVQNARFSVPLAEEAGTTGIILVTSSSHQGRADGNFADAGANVLATVSFPDSNPTINITQFVRDAISPFITIT; this comes from the coding sequence ATGACTCTACGAGCGCGGGTTCTGGCTGTGCTGGCCGCGGTGCTGGCGTGCGCCATGCTGGTCGCCCCGACGGGCACCGTGAACGCGTCGCCGATTGTGGCCAAGGACTTCTCGAAGCCGGCGATCGTCATCCTCGGGTACGGCCTCAAGCCGAACGGCACGATGCGGACGATCCTGCACACCCGAGTGCTGACGGGTCTGGCAATCGCGCAGATCTTCCCGGAGGCGCCCGTGATCGTGACCGGCGGCAACCCGCGCAACGGCAACACCGAAGCCGGTCAGATGCGCAAGATGCTGCGCCTGCTCGGTATGCCCGAGCACCGGATCATCGTCGAGGACAGGGCCAACAGCACCGTGCAGAACGCCCGGTTCTCGGTGCCGCTGGCCGAGGAAGCGGGCACGACCGGAATCATCCTGGTCACCTCGTCGTCGCACCAGGGCCGAGCCGACGGTAACTTCGCCGACGCCGGCGCCAATGTGCTGGCCACCGTCAGCTTCCCGGACAGCAACCCGACCATCAACATCACCCAATTCGTGCGGGATGCCATCAGTCCCTTCATCACCATCACCTGA